The Cellulomonas shaoxiangyii sequence CGCGATGGGCTCGATGAACCCGCGCACGATCATCGCCATGGCCTCGGTCTCGGCCATGCCCCGGGACATCAGGTAGAACAGCTGGTCCTCGCTCACGCGCGACACGGTCGCCTCGTGGCCCATCGACACGTCGTCCTCGCGGACGTCGACGTACGGGTACGTGTCGGAGCGGGAGATCTGGTCGACCAGGAGCGCGTCGCACAGCACGTTCGACGCGGAGTGCGAGGCCCCCTCGAGGATCTGCACGAGCCCGCGGTAGGACGTGCGGCCACCGCCGCGCGCGACCGACTTCGAGACGATCGAGCTCGAGGTGTGCGGGGCCGCGTGCACCATCTTCGAGCCGGCGTCCTGGTGCTGGCCCTCGCCGGCGAACGCGATGGACAGCGTCTCGCCGCGGGCGTGCTCGCCCATGAGGTAGATGGCGGGGTACTTCATCGTGACCTTGGAGCCGATGTTGCCGTCGACCCACTCCATCGTCCCGCCCTCGGCGACCGTGGCGCGCTTGGTCACGAGGTTGTAGACGTTGTTCGACCAGTTCTGGATCGTCGTGTAGCGCACGCGGGCGTTCTTCTTCACGACGATCTCGACGACGGCCGAGTGCAGCGAGTCCGACTGGTAGATCGGCGCGGTGCAGCCCTCGACGTAGTGCACGTACGAGCCCTCGTCCGCGATGATCAGGGTCCGCTCGAACTGGCCCATGTTCTCCGTGTTGATGCGGAAGTAGGCCTGCAGCGGGATCTCGACGTGCACGCCCGGCGGCACGTAGACGAACGAGCCGCCCGACCACACGGCGGTGTTCAGCGACGCGAACTTGTTGTCCCCGGACGGGATCACGGAGCCGAAGTACTGCTCGAAGATCTCCGGGTGCTCGCGCAGGCCCGTGTCGGTGTCGAGGAAGATGACGCCCTGCTCCTCGAGCGACTCCTGGATCTGGTGGTACACGACCTCGGACTCGTACTGCGCGGCCACGCCCGAGACGAGGCGCTGCTTCTCCGCCTCCGGGATGCCGAGCCGGTCGTACGTGTTCCTGATGTCCTCGGGCAGGTCCTCCCAGCTGGTGGCCTGCTTCTCCGTGGAGCGCACGAAGTACTTGATGTTGTCGAAGTGGATGCCGGACAGGTCGGCGCCCCACCACGGCATGGGCTTCTTGTCGAACAGGCGCAGCGCCTTCAGGCGCGTCCTGAGCATCCACTCGGGCTCGTTCTTCAGCCGCGAGATGTCGCGCACGACGTCCTCGGACAGGCCGCGGCGCGCGACCGCGCCGGCGACGTCCGGGTCGTGCCAGCCGTAGGTGTAGTTGCCGAGGGAGGCGATGGCCTCGTCCTGGCTCAGCGGCTCGGTGGCCGCCGGCCGGGTGGCCGTCTCGTCCGTGGGTGCGCTCATGGTGTCGGTCCTTCCGTCGAGTGCACGTGCGGGGGTCGGGGGGTGGGGTACGGGTGCGGGTGGGGCGGCCGGTGTCACGGTCCGCCCGTCGGTCTGCGGGTGGGCACGCTCGTGGTGCACACGTGCCCTCCGGACGGGAGGGTGGACAGGCGCTGGACGTGCACGCCCAGGAGCCGGCCGAACGCGCGCGTCTCCGCCTCGCACAGCTGCGGGAACTCGGCGGCGACGTCCTGCACGGGGCAGTGGCCCTGGCACAGCTGCAGTGCGCCCGTGCCGGGGACGGGGCGCGCCGACGCGGCGTACCCGTCCCGCGCGAGCGCGTCGGCGAGGGCGTGCGTGCGCGCGGTGACGTCGTCGCCGGCGGCCGCGACGGCCGCGGCGTGCCGGGTCTCGAGCTCGCGCACGCGCTGCTCCGCGAAGCGCTCCACGGCCTCCGGACCGGCCGCGTCGGCGAGGAAGCGCAGCGCGTCCGCCGCGATCTCGGCGTACCGCTGCGACAGCGTGCCCTGGCCGTGCCCGGTGACGACGTAGCGCCGGGCGGGCCGGCCGCGACCCCTGGCCCCGCCGCCGCCCACGTGCACGGTGACCTGACCGGCGTGCTCGAGCGCCGCGAGGTGGCGGCGGACGCCGGCGGCGGCGAGGTCGAGCGCCGTCGCGAGGTCGGCGGCGCTGACCGGGCCGTCGGTGGCCACGATCTGCAGCACGCGACGGCGCGTGCCGGCGTCGTGGTCGGCGCTCGTCCCCGCGGCGTGGTCCGCGGCGGGACCCGCACCGGGCTCGGCCACGAGCACGGGTCCGGGGCGCGCGGACGCGGTGGGTGTGACCACGGGCAGCAGGCTGGCCACGTGCACCTCCGCGGAAGAGTCGACCGGCGCACCGGGCGGCGTGACGACGCATCCGGCGGGTGTGCCCGCGCGAGGGCGCGGGCTTCTGATATCGGCAACATACTTGTTGCCGAAATCCATCCCCGCAAGCAAGGCGACCCTTGGTGAGTCGCGCGCCTCACACCCGGCTCGGGGCCACCCCCGCGTGCCGCCGGCGTGCTGCCGCGAGCGCCTGCCGGCTGGAGGCGACCTGGTCCGCCGGCGCCCCCTCGCACTCGCGCCGCTCGAGCGCCGCCGCGAACAGGGCCGCGGCCTCGGGGTACCGGCCCTCGTCGTAGCGCACGCGGCCCTGCTGCTGGTCGGCGAACCCGAGGACGGCGGCGCAGTCGCGTCGCACCGGCTCGTCACCCGCGGCGGTCGCCTGCTCCGCGGCCGCGCGGGCGGAGCACCGGACCGCGTCGACCACCGCGTCGGCGTCGCCGTACCGGCGCTGCCAGTGCAGCACGTGCGCGAGCCGCAGCAGCGGGCGGTACGCCGTGCGGGGCAGCGCGGCCGCGGCCGTGGGCAGCGCGTCGAGCGTCGCCGGCCCGCCGTGGCGCGCGACGTCCGCCCACGCGAGCAGCTCCGCCGACGTGAGCGCACCGAGGATCCGCAGCCACGCGACCCGCTCGCCGTCGCCGTCGCTCCCCCGCTCCTCGAGCGCCTCGACGTGCGCCCACCCGGCGGTCACGTCGCGGGGCACCTCGCGCAGCGAGTCGGGGTCGATGCGGTACGTGGCCACGGGCTCTCCCGTCGTCGGGGGTGGGTCGTTCGGTGGTCCTGCAGCGGGCCGGGCGGCGTCCGCGGACGCCGCCGCGTCACCCTAAAGGCACACCCGACGGCGCGGCCGCGTCGTCCATCTGGGGGACAAGTCGCAGCGCGTGCGCACCGCAGTCACGGGCCACGCTGCAGCCCGGCCGCCGCCCGCGTGCCGCCGGCCGGCGGCCCGTCGGGGCCCGCACGACGACCTAGACTCCCCCACCGTGGTGCACTCCCCCGCCGTCGAGGTCCGCGGCCTCGTCAAGAGCTA is a genomic window containing:
- the sufB gene encoding Fe-S cluster assembly protein SufB, encoding MSAPTDETATRPAATEPLSQDEAIASLGNYTYGWHDPDVAGAVARRGLSEDVVRDISRLKNEPEWMLRTRLKALRLFDKKPMPWWGADLSGIHFDNIKYFVRSTEKQATSWEDLPEDIRNTYDRLGIPEAEKQRLVSGVAAQYESEVVYHQIQESLEEQGVIFLDTDTGLREHPEIFEQYFGSVIPSGDNKFASLNTAVWSGGSFVYVPPGVHVEIPLQAYFRINTENMGQFERTLIIADEGSYVHYVEGCTAPIYQSDSLHSAVVEIVVKKNARVRYTTIQNWSNNVYNLVTKRATVAEGGTMEWVDGNIGSKVTMKYPAIYLMGEHARGETLSIAFAGEGQHQDAGSKMVHAAPHTSSSIVSKSVARGGGRTSYRGLVQILEGASHSASNVLCDALLVDQISRSDTYPYVDVREDDVSMGHEATVSRVSEDQLFYLMSRGMAETEAMAMIVRGFIEPIARELPMEYALELNRLIELQMEGAVG
- a CDS encoding helix-turn-helix transcriptional regulator, which produces MVTPTASARPGPVLVAEPGAGPAADHAAGTSADHDAGTRRRVLQIVATDGPVSAADLATALDLAAAGVRRHLAALEHAGQVTVHVGGGGARGRGRPARRYVVTGHGQGTLSQRYAEIAADALRFLADAAGPEAVERFAEQRVRELETRHAAAVAAAGDDVTARTHALADALARDGYAASARPVPGTGALQLCQGHCPVQDVAAEFPQLCEAETRAFGRLLGVHVQRLSTLPSGGHVCTTSVPTRRPTGGP